From a single Phacochoerus africanus isolate WHEZ1 chromosome 11, ROS_Pafr_v1, whole genome shotgun sequence genomic region:
- the PRDX6 gene encoding LOW QUALITY PROTEIN: peroxiredoxin-6 (The sequence of the model RefSeq protein was modified relative to this genomic sequence to represent the inferred CDS: deleted 1 base in 1 codon) — MPGGLLLGDEAPNFEANTTIGRIRFHDYLGDSWGILFSHPRDFTPVCTTELGRAAKLAPEFAKRNVKMIALSIDSVEDHLAWSKDINAYNGEEPKETLPFPIIDDKSRDLAIQLGMLDPAEKDEQGMPVTARVVFIFGPDKKLKLSILYPATTGRNFDEILRVIISLQLTAEKRVATPVDWKNGDSVMVLPNIPEEEAKKLFPKGVFTKELPSGKKYLRYTPQP; from the exons ATGCCCGGAGGTCTGCTTCTCGGGGACGAGGCTCCCAACTTCGAAGCCAATACTACCATCGGC CGCATCCGTTTCCACGACTATCTGGGAGACTC ATGGGGCATTCTTTTCTCCCACCCTCGGGACTTCACCCCAGTGTGCACCACAGAGCTTGGCAGAGCGGCCAAGCTGGCACCAGAATTTGCCAAGAGGAATGTTAAGATGATTGCCCTTTCAATAGACAGTGTCGAAGACCATCTTGCCTGGAGCAAG GATATCAATGCTTACAATGGTGAGGAGCCCAAGGAAACGTTACCTTTTCCCATCATTGATGATAAGAGTCGGGACCTTGCCATCCAGTTGGGTATGCTAGACCCAGCAGAAAAGGACGAACAGGGCATGCCTGTGACAGCTCGTGTG gtatttatttttggtcctgACAAGAAGCTGAAACTGTCCATCCTCTACCCAGCTACCACTGGCAGAAACTTTGATGAGATTCTCAGAGTAATTATCTCTCTCCAGCTGACAGCAGAAAAGAGGGTTGCCACTCCGGTTGACTGGAAG AATGGAGACAGCGTGATGGTCCTTCCAAATATCCCTGAAGAGGAAGCCAAAAAACTTTTCCCTAAAGGAGTCTTCACCAAAGAGCTCCCATCTGGCAAGAAATACCTCCGTTACACACCCCAGCCATAG